In one Fundulus heteroclitus isolate FHET01 chromosome 3, MU-UCD_Fhet_4.1, whole genome shotgun sequence genomic region, the following are encoded:
- the LOC105929710 gene encoding female protein codes for MRLLVLLGMLTACAAITQDLSGKMLIFPLETNTTHVKLKTTKKDFNGVTVCQRSFTDLERTHLLFSLSTPTYTNGFLVLWHGSDKALGIYTRNAYAVFGKLDYKLNAWHSVCTTWDSASGLVQVWLDGRPSTKKFTSSGSTINGNPIIILGQEQDTHGGGFDIKQSFVGMMSDVHMWDYILSPCEIQKYVDERNFTPGNVLNWRAMDFQIIDKVLLENKEMVCS; via the exons ATGAGGCTGCTGGTATTATTGGGAATGCTGACAGCATGTGCTGCAATAACCCAAG ATCTGTCTGGGAAGATGCTCATCTTCCCTCTTGAAACCAACACAACTCATGtgaaactaaaaacaacaaaaaaggatttCAACGGAGTAACTGTCTGTCAAAG ATCCTTTacagaccttgaaagaacccaccTCCTGTTCTCTTTATCAACACCCACTTATACAAATGGCTTTCTGGTTCTCTGGCATGGCTCTGACAAGGCACTGGGGATTTATACCAGGAATGCATATGCAGTTTTTGGAAAACTTGACTACAAGCTAAACGCATGGCACTCTGTCTGCACCACATGGGATTCTGCGTCCGGATTGGTGCAGGTGTGGTTGGATGGACGACCTTCCACTAAGAAATTCACCAGCTCTGGATCAACTATAAACGGAAATCCTATAATTATTTTAGGACAG GAGCAGGACACTCACGGTGGCGGGTTTGACATCAAGCAGTCTTTTGTTGGCATGATGTCTGATGTCCACATGTGGGACTACATCCTCTCTCCCTGTGAGATCCAGAAATACGTGGATGAACGAAATTTCACTCCAGGGAATGTGCTGAACTGGAGGGCCATGGATTTTCAGATAATAGACAAAGTGCTGCTAGAGAATAAAGAAATGGTTTGTTCTTAA